In the Borrelia duttonii Ly genome, one interval contains:
- a CDS encoding chromosome replication/partitioning protein: MSKKLDLQVQRRNLSDNINLSTEGNNTGVILTSVNSQVVTNEQNSSLEYFKELKRKLMINLKDEIHAKITVMKILKEINDKVLYIQEGYKTFSAFIEEFNLARTQVYGYIRMASAIDEGILSEEYIIQNGIQNSLLFIRSTNSTNIKKSRQNPVKPLRFQLKSQESYDFYKKNSKFTSFVLDELFIEKKDWLETLMKKFNSLRDH, from the coding sequence ATGAGTAAAAAGTTAGATTTGCAAGTTCAAAGACGAAATCTATCTGATAATATTAATCTATCAACTGAAGGTAATAATACGGGAGTAATATTAACTTCGGTAAATAGCCAAGTGGTTACAAATGAACAAAATTCATCGTTGGAATATTTTAAAGAATTAAAAAGAAAATTGATGATTAATTTAAAAGATGAGATACATGCAAAAATAACTGTTATGAAAATTTTAAAAGAAATTAATGACAAAGTACTTTATATACAAGAAGGTTATAAAACTTTTTCAGCCTTTATAGAAGAGTTTAACTTGGCTAGGACACAAGTTTATGGATATATAAGGATGGCCTCGGCTATAGATGAGGGGATTCTTAGTGAGGAGTATATAATTCAAAATGGGATTCAAAATTCTCTTCTTTTTATCAGAAGTACTAATAGTACTAATATTAAAAAATCAAGACAAAATCCGGTAAAACCATTAAGATTTCAACTTAAGAGCCAAGAAAGTTATGATTTTTATAAAAAAAATTCGAAGTTTACAAGTTTTGTATTAGATGAATTATTTATAGAAAAAAAAGATTGGCTTGAAACATTGATGAAAAAGTTCAATTCTTTGAGAGATCATTAG
- a CDS encoding ParA family protein, with protein MDRKKPEVITFTNIKGGVGKSTSSIIFATLLSKKYKVLLIDMDTQASVTSYYFNEINYQNISVSIVNIYEVLIESIDINKAIVGISCNLDIIPSYMSLYSLNEKYECINCNKIFALGDLKLKKQISYLKDEYDYIVIDTNPCLGFTLRLALIPTDYIIVPMTAERWTIESFDLLSAYMSKYDLKIPIFLIVTRFKHNLTHKELLSQLEIMNNFLGIVSEREDLNRRIAESNSFDLKKDYIFEYQNAINIFLSKVEGVTNI; from the coding sequence ATGGATAGAAAAAAACCAGAAGTAATTACTTTTACAAATATTAAAGGAGGTGTTGGGAAAAGTACAAGTTCTATTATATTTGCTACATTGTTATCTAAAAAATATAAAGTGCTTTTGATAGATATGGATACACAAGCATCAGTGACCAGCTATTATTTTAATGAGATAAATTATCAAAATATATCAGTTTCCATTGTCAATATATATGAAGTTTTGATAGAATCGATAGATATTAATAAAGCAATAGTTGGTATTAGTTGTAATTTAGATATAATACCTAGTTATATGAGTTTATATTCTCTTAATGAAAAATATGAGTGTATTAATTGTAATAAAATTTTTGCATTAGGAGATTTGAAGTTAAAAAAACAAATTTCTTATTTAAAAGATGAGTATGATTATATAGTAATTGATACTAATCCTTGTTTGGGTTTTACGTTGAGACTAGCGTTGATACCTACTGATTATATAATAGTACCAATGACAGCCGAGCGATGGACAATTGAAAGTTTTGATTTGTTATCTGCTTATATGAGCAAATATGATTTAAAAATACCTATTTTTTTAATTGTTACTAGGTTTAAACACAATCTTACACATAAAGAGTTATTAAGTCAATTAGAAATCATGAATAATTTTTTGGGTATTGTATCAGAACGAGAGGATTTAAATAGGAGAATTGCTGAGAGTAATAGCTTTGATTTAAAAAAAGATTATATATTTGAGTATCAAAATGCTATAAATATTTTTTTATCGAAGGTTGAAGGTGTTACAAATATATAA
- a CDS encoding plasmid maintenance protein codes for MEDIKKPINKYQHKLIVLISTLNYINSTFKQYNQNKILYYFNNNLNNNGQKKATLKTLQSYLYKLEKEFQVTSNYYRHLGENCGTEIHYKLRFSKKICHYKINRHFKDKKEERFQQRANSYHQQTCTNNGSLKKNGSAEKWECINNNSNNKNNKKKKKELKKTERENAQLEKYIKKCEFKDDKYLSILNLETTKEIKIEKLIELKKEENKRERERNKSNRLIGRQQELEKALAETKEVLKKEGYDEKQLETEIQKAYEKYKDKPHFIVESSKYGDLGQIVKRIKKTVECKKKGKKEDHKQIRNNIFSILIDQLKNKVEVKVLVPMLRNYLSNQVDLKYSQVFNNHYYYEILEMVEGKEHLKIEEYEKIVD; via the coding sequence ATGGAAGACATAAAAAAGCCCATCAATAAATACCAACACAAATTAATCGTTTTAATATCAACATTAAATTATATAAATTCTACGTTTAAACAATACAATCAAAATAAAATACTATATTACTTCAATAATAACTTAAACAACAATGGCCAAAAAAAAGCTACACTCAAAACTCTACAAAGTTATTTATATAAACTAGAAAAAGAATTTCAAGTAACTAGTAACTATTACAGACATTTAGGAGAGAATTGCGGTACTGAAATTCATTATAAACTTAGATTTTCTAAAAAAATATGTCACTATAAAATCAATAGACATTTTAAAGACAAAAAAGAAGAAAGATTTCAACAACGTGCCAACTCATATCATCAACAAACATGCACTAATAATGGGAGTCTAAAGAAAAATGGGAGTGCAGAAAAATGGGAGTGTATTAATAATAATAGTAATAATAAGAATAATAAAAAGAAGAAGAAAGAGCTAAAAAAAACAGAAAGAGAAAATGCACAACTAGAAAAGTACATAAAAAAGTGTGAATTCAAAGATGATAAATATCTCTCTATTTTGAATTTAGAAACAACAAAAGAAATCAAAATAGAAAAGCTAATAGAACTGAAGAAAGAAGAGAATAAAAGAGAAAGAGAGCGAAATAAGAGCAATAGATTAATAGGAAGACAACAAGAATTAGAAAAGGCATTAGCAGAGACAAAGGAAGTATTAAAAAAAGAAGGATACGATGAAAAGCAATTAGAAACAGAAATACAAAAAGCGTATGAAAAGTATAAAGACAAGCCGCATTTTATCGTAGAGAGTAGTAAATACGGTGATTTAGGGCAGATAGTAAAAAGGATTAAGAAAACAGTCGAATGTAAGAAAAAAGGCAAAAAAGAAGACCACAAACAGATTAGAAATAATATATTTAGTATACTGATAGATCAGTTGAAGAACAAAGTAGAGGTTAAAGTTTTAGTTCCAATGTTAAGAAATTATTTAAGTAATCAGGTTGATTTGAAATATAGCCAAGTATTTAATAATCACTATTATTACGAAATTTTAGAGATGGTAGAGGGCAAAGAGCATTTAAAAATAGAAGAGTATGAAAAGATTGTTGACTAA
- a CDS encoding DUF226 domain-containing protein — MDNVLERLREKKIEIKEKENKSIFVKIENKNDRMLYHLKIMKDMYIFRINKNQKHKFFVSFRGLFNQEKIGFIHLFSLKGDDKFLGIFYGYRKPIQNIVTRYEENGVMKASTFSKVYYIEFRFKKGSIFCYLKGISYLVRKDKIDTQYCKTFITILETLEKQVYEFYNKKLPNGGIIRKWIEKNQK, encoded by the coding sequence ATGGATAACGTATTAGAGCGTCTTAGAGAAAAAAAGATAGAAATTAAAGAAAAAGAAAATAAGTCTATCTTTGTAAAGATAGAAAATAAAAATGACAGAATGTTATACCATCTAAAGATAATGAAGGATATGTATATATTTAGGATTAATAAAAACCAAAAGCATAAATTTTTTGTTTCATTTAGAGGATTATTCAATCAAGAAAAAATAGGATTTATTCATTTATTTTCTCTAAAAGGAGATGACAAATTTTTAGGAATATTTTATGGATATAGGAAACCAATACAAAATATTGTAACTAGATATGAAGAGAATGGTGTTATGAAAGCATCTACTTTCTCAAAGGTTTATTATATAGAATTTAGATTTAAAAAGGGAAGCATATTTTGTTATTTAAAAGGAATTTCTTATTTAGTTAGAAAAGACAAGATAGATACACAATATTGCAAGACGTTTATCACAATACTTGAAACTTTAGAAAAACAAGTGTACGAATTTTACAATAAAAAATTGCCAAATGGGGGTATTATAAGAAAATGGATAGAAAAAAACCAGAAGTAA